A region of Myxococcota bacterium DNA encodes the following proteins:
- a CDS encoding DUF5989 family protein, which produces MRRVSRTWDYLRVRKKFWLLPMLIVLTLFAVLVMLSVGSEGNFVYTLN; this is translated from the coding sequence ATCCGCCGCGTGTCACGCACCTGGGACTATCTGCGCGTCCGGAAGAAGTTCTGGCTCCTTCCGATGCTGATCGTGCTGACCCTGTTCGCGGTCCTGGTCATGCTCTCCGTGGGCTCGGAGGGCAACTTCGTGTACACGCTGAACTGA